The Glycine soja cultivar W05 chromosome 19, ASM419377v2, whole genome shotgun sequence genomic sequence CAAATATCAAAATGGATACCATAAACTTTGAATAAGGGCTAGAAAATGACATTTCTCTTTATAAATGCCggtttaatttcattaaacacAATAAAAGTTCTTTCAAATTTAGCTAACCATATTCACAAAATTGATAACCAAAATCACCAAATCTCTATACAGGACATTCTCGTGGTGATGAcctaaaaattatttagaaaacACTCAGATCCAAccatatattataaaaagaagATGCTCTCTTTACACATCAAACCTTCTCAAGAACACAAGGTTTGCTTCTTCAGCATTTCCCTCAACCTACTCAAAGATATTCATCCTAGTTAAGTCAAGTCATTTTTATAAGCAGTCACACTCAGCTTCCTCTATATACATTTCTCTGAATGGAGTTTAAGCAACAACAGGGATCCTAGAATTCTGGCAATCCTTGTTGAGGCAATCAAATCCATCTACTCTAACTGCAGCCGGTTTAAGTCCGAAACTCATCCTAACACACCCTCCTTTGCGTGACGCTGATGATGGAGATAGTAAACCTGAGGGCGATGAAATTAATAATGTCGGACAAAGCTTTTCATCTCCGAAACGAGCATCCTGGACTAAGGGATTTGCAGCTCGGCCCGGAGGAGACCCACAAAAAAATGGAGGAGATGAAGCTACCTGATTTGAAAATTCCTCCCCATGGCTCTCCTGTTCATATAAGCATACCATTTCATAAATCAAAGTTATGTATGTGAGAGAACATTCATTACACTCTGATCGATGAAATTTATCAAAAAGACCCCTcaataataatcatattttcatttaagACTACATTCCTCTAAACCCAAAACCACTCTACAAAGTTTTAAATCAAGGCTTGCAGTTGCGGTTTTGGCACATTTTTGGACATTCAATGCAACCAATGCAGCCACAATTGCAATTGCAAAAAGTCCAAAAACCTTGACATCAAGACCAAAATCACGGTAacaaaccattttttaaaactttgtttcaaatacataaaaaaatgtctacCAAAGGAAACAAAGACTATCCTAATTGACATATTTATCTTCCTAGGCCAAAATAAAAACTAGACAAATTGTCAAAAAGTCATGGCTTACCTTCTTAAACATTATCTCTAATAGCTCTGCCCCAGCTTTTGAGTCAGAACCCTCAGCCTGTGGactacaagaaaaattaaaacacaacaGATCAGACCTTGAAAGGcttcaaaaacaaattaatgtcATCAAAACTCAAAAGGGAAGCAATGGATTCCAATAAATTACTTGAAATGCCATCTCAAATGCCTCATAGGCATGTTAGATACAACCCCAACTCGGCGCGGCTTAGGGCAAATGACAGGCTCCTTCTGTTCAACAAAATTCACAGGGCCTCTCATCTCTTCACAGGCTGCAAAGGCGTTCTGCTGAAGACCATAACAGTTCATCTTCAAAATCAACTTTATTCCACAGTAGAACGCctatacaataaaataaaacaaaattatactcATAACATGTCAAAATTGAGACCTAGATCTTAAAATTGTAACAGATAAGGATTCAGAGAATTTTCACAAATCACCAACAAATCTAAGCTCAAATCATGAAAAATTTCCAAACTATTTTTCCGGGTCAAAGAGACCCATGAAGGCACACCCCAAAAAGCCAACCTTTAGTTCAAATTAACCCACAAAAAAACAATGCCTCCATTTTCCAAAAGCACCCAGACCCAGAACCCAAAAGGGTGGCTTCAAAAAAATCTCCAATGCcgaccaaaaaaaaatctccaatccccataaaaaaaaaaaaaaacaacaacaacaacatagtAACGTGTGGAAAGAAGATCTGTCCTATGAAACAGGTTATGTTTGACACTCCAAACCAAAAGACAAATCTTTGCCaaaattttgaagaaacaaTGATGTTTAAAACATGGTTAGATCTAGAACAAAAGAACATGTTAGAGAGAGAAAcctgagagagagaaagaaatgaagggATGTGGAGCTACGAGAaaggagaggaagagagaaatggGAGCTGGATTCGATTTATAATAATGGAAGATACGTGTTGTACGGTTTGAGGGGTTCATACGGCGTCGTTCGTTGTTATCATCTCAATCTCATCCTATTCATTCCCACGTTTTACCTATGCTAATTGCTATGCTTGCTTTTTCAATTGCACTTTGCCATATTATCTTATAATAACTTGTCACGTTTcgcttaaaaattaatataacgtTTATTTCGGACAAAAATCTTACTTTACTTTTTTGGCATTGTGGGCGTtattatattaacttttttaaaaaattaattactattttaactAGTAAAATACATagagaaaatatcttttatatacttttttttggacagaatatatttttatatacttaaaatttataaagtataaatattttttaatatgtgattatgacaaataatttatattgcaatacgaattttttttacttattgatgtataaatgtatgtttttttactGCAAGAGATAAGTggtttagaaaataaagtatgcatatacatataaagattaaaaagagaGTAGCTTGAGATAATtaggaaataaattttttggattagttattaaatcaaattaaatttaaatttaaaattaaaattaaaaaatattttttaaaaaaaaatagaactagatacttaatatataagattaagattattttttttagaaaaacatataagattaagataaaatatgttGTTACGTCGCTTTCATCGATTCCGAGCCTTTGATCGGTGATGTCGCCATGAATCCCACTAACATCGTCTTCGGTCACGGGATTGTTGATTCTGGGGACATTTGAATCGAAGCAAGGTAGGGGGAAGACCGAGACGAGTGGTTTTGAATTCATGGTGGGTGAGATCGGCGAAAGCGTTGAGGGAAAGAGTGTAGCTTGATTTTTGGTTTTCGATGGGGCGTGGGCGG encodes the following:
- the LOC114400828 gene encoding uncharacterized protein LOC114400828 — its product is MNCYGLQQNAFAACEEMRGPVNFVEQKEPVICPKPRRVGVVSNMPMRHLRWHFNPQAEGSDSKAGAELLEIMFKKESHGEEFSNQVASSPPFFCGSPPGRAANPLVQDARFGDEKLCPTLLISSPSGLLSPSSASRKGGCVRMSFGLKPAAVRVDGFDCLNKDCQNSRIPVVA